In a genomic window of Lacrimispora sp. BS-2:
- a CDS encoding NAD-dependent 4,6-dehydratase LegB — translation MKKVLVTGADGFIGSHLTETLVEQGYEVRALTFYNSFNTWGWLDSLSDEIKKEIEIQPGDIRDPNGVRNAMAGIESVFHLAALIAIPFSYHSPDSYVDTNIKGTLNVLQAARSLGTDKVLITSTSEVYGSAKYVPIDEAHPFQGQSPYSATKIGADRLAESFYRSFSLPVTIVRPFNTYGPRQSARAVIPAIISQLLTGAREIRLGSLTPTRDFNYVKDTVNGFIEIEKSEKTIGEEINIASQKEISIGELASELIRQINPHAGIVCEQERLRPQKSEVNRLLGSNKKLKELTDWNQEYTLSLGLTKTIEWMEKNLDKYKAGIYNL, via the coding sequence ATGAAAAAGGTTCTGGTTACAGGAGCGGATGGATTTATAGGAAGTCACTTAACGGAAACACTTGTTGAACAGGGCTATGAGGTAAGAGCGCTTACCTTTTATAACTCTTTCAATACCTGGGGCTGGCTGGATTCTCTTTCTGATGAAATAAAAAAGGAAATCGAGATACAGCCAGGGGACATCCGGGATCCAAATGGCGTGAGAAATGCCATGGCAGGAATAGAATCGGTCTTTCATCTGGCCGCATTGATCGCCATTCCCTTTAGCTACCATTCTCCTGATTCCTATGTGGATACCAATATAAAAGGAACGTTAAATGTCTTGCAGGCCGCAAGAAGCCTTGGTACGGATAAGGTACTCATCACCTCTACTTCCGAGGTTTACGGCAGCGCCAAATACGTTCCCATTGATGAGGCTCATCCCTTTCAGGGGCAATCACCCTATTCCGCTACAAAGATCGGAGCCGACCGGCTGGCGGAATCCTTTTACAGAAGCTTTTCCCTTCCGGTGACCATTGTCCGGCCATTTAATACCTATGGCCCCAGGCAGTCTGCAAGGGCTGTGATACCGGCCATCATCAGCCAGCTGCTGACCGGAGCCAGGGAGATACGCCTTGGCAGCCTGACTCCCACCAGGGATTTTAATTATGTAAAAGATACGGTAAACGGGTTTATTGAAATAGAAAAGTCAGAAAAAACCATAGGGGAAGAAATCAACATCGCAAGCCAAAAGGAAATCTCCATTGGAGAGCTTGCATCAGAGCTGATCCGGCAGATCAATCCCCATGCCGGTATTGTCTGTGAGCAGGAAAGACTGCGCCCTCAAAAAAGCGAGGTAAACAGGCTCCTTGGATCTAATAAAAAGCTAAAAGAGCTTACGGACTGGAACCAGGAATACACCCTTTCCCTTGGTCTTACAAAGACCATTGAATGGATGGAGAAAAACCTGGATAAGTATAAGGCCGGCATCTATAACCTATAG
- a CDS encoding DUF3793 family protein: MLLEKNLIEYCSPTLASIKTANLFSHPFSSEMELESQLSALNSQLKGKGISLLCLCRRGNKALIYVYRKAHLQADLSRPEVGNFLQAYGYEHLEVEAALKRLKERLNQEGEFPHEIGVFLGYPLGDVVGFIQNGGKNFKCTGCWKVYSNECEAVKLFARYQKCRTVYVHLWQNGRTIRQLTVASSGK, translated from the coding sequence ATGCTTCTGGAAAAAAATCTAATCGAATATTGTTCCCCCACGCTGGCTTCCATTAAGACGGCAAACCTATTCAGCCATCCCTTTTCATCGGAAATGGAGCTGGAAAGCCAGCTATCAGCCTTGAACAGCCAGCTGAAAGGGAAGGGAATATCCCTGCTGTGTTTATGCAGGCGCGGGAACAAAGCTCTTATCTATGTCTACCGGAAAGCCCATTTGCAGGCTGATTTAAGCCGGCCGGAAGTGGGGAATTTTCTACAGGCCTACGGCTATGAGCATCTGGAGGTGGAGGCTGCCCTTAAAAGGCTGAAGGAGAGGCTGAACCAGGAAGGAGAATTTCCCCATGAAATCGGGGTTTTTCTCGGTTATCCACTGGGAGATGTGGTGGGATTTATCCAAAACGGAGGAAAGAATTTTAAATGCACCGGGTGTTGGAAGGTTTATTCCAATGAATGCGAGGCCGTTAAACTATTTGCCAGGTATCAGAAATGCAGGACAGTGTATGTGCACCTGTGGCAGAATGGAAGGACCATCCGGCAGCTTACCGTTGCTTCTTCCGGAAAATAA
- a CDS encoding methyl-accepting chemotaxis protein, which yields MNLKGIRQKIILNTLIVTIIISVVTTIVLSVSAMSLTNATLMETLMPFAKTASKSIESSLHIMADRIFMIGENHELSSEEATLEEKHQVLDRAASGIEFVWLALYTQDGRLYTGKGNSPADISGGDLYQMMEETQNLVIGDTSVGENGLEVWVGMPITTEKNNTYYLVGSYKYDMLDDVISSIHIGYSGHAFVMNGNGQVVAYPDTDFIRSGENVYSFYKDNEKFLEVFDAMKSGRVGSASVSLDGKDTLVVYAPVRGANWYLAIITPKSDFTNIVNNAVMINIGITITLTLLAILFIARFAGKISKSLGSVTERIQKLAKGDLTSPVEVMMTNDEAQTLSNSLKDTIEQVSGYISQLRNALEHLSAGNLDVSVNDQFAGDFVVMKDSIHNITDFLNQLINDLQHSAEALNHAAQDVSQSARFMNESSGHQSMSIDRLVEETDSISKDIVVVDEHARTARELMEQSMEKLSMGDEHMENTLQAMKNISNNAVEITKITKFLEEIAFQTNLLALNASVEAAHAGEAGKGFAVVANEIRDLAEKSAESSKRTAEMIIHSQKAIEEGSRYADLTAHFLNELTDISKQTYEITEDLARLVGNEKLSLENASLDISRISQLARQNLESSSAVASLSGDLAQQAQSLEEMSGRFRLRSDSEGRDGE from the coding sequence ATGAATTTAAAAGGAATTCGGCAGAAAATTATTTTAAACACATTGATTGTTACCATAATTATTTCTGTGGTCACAACCATTGTATTGTCAGTATCCGCCATGTCTTTGACTAATGCCACATTGATGGAAACTCTTATGCCTTTTGCAAAAACTGCCTCAAAAAGCATTGAAAGCAGTCTGCATATCATGGCAGACCGAATATTTATGATTGGGGAAAATCATGAACTGTCATCAGAGGAAGCGACCCTTGAGGAAAAGCACCAGGTTCTTGACAGGGCTGCATCTGGCATAGAATTTGTCTGGCTGGCCCTTTACACCCAGGATGGAAGGCTATACACGGGCAAAGGAAACAGTCCTGCCGATATCTCGGGCGGTGATCTGTATCAAATGATGGAGGAAACCCAAAATCTTGTGATCGGGGATACTTCTGTGGGAGAAAATGGGCTTGAAGTATGGGTGGGAATGCCCATAACCACAGAAAAGAATAACACCTATTATCTGGTGGGAAGCTATAAATATGATATGCTTGACGACGTGATCAGCAGTATACATATCGGCTACAGCGGCCACGCTTTTGTTATGAACGGTAACGGGCAGGTGGTAGCTTATCCTGATACGGATTTTATCAGGAGCGGAGAGAATGTCTATTCTTTTTATAAGGATAATGAAAAGTTTCTGGAAGTATTTGATGCAATGAAATCAGGGAGGGTCGGATCAGCTTCCGTGTCCTTAGACGGGAAGGACACTCTTGTGGTTTATGCGCCTGTACGAGGGGCTAACTGGTATTTAGCCATCATAACTCCCAAATCAGACTTTACGAATATAGTAAACAATGCCGTTATGATCAATATAGGCATCACCATAACCCTTACCCTTCTTGCAATCTTGTTTATTGCCCGTTTTGCAGGAAAAATCTCAAAGTCCCTTGGAAGCGTAACAGAGCGGATACAGAAGCTGGCTAAAGGAGATTTGACAAGTCCTGTGGAAGTGATGATGACAAACGATGAGGCCCAGACCCTTTCCAATTCTCTGAAAGATACCATTGAACAGGTGAGCGGATACATATCCCAGCTTCGAAATGCCCTGGAACATCTTTCTGCCGGAAATCTGGATGTCAGCGTAAACGATCAGTTTGCAGGAGATTTTGTAGTCATGAAGGACTCCATTCATAATATTACAGATTTCTTAAACCAGCTGATCAATGACCTTCAGCATTCGGCGGAAGCCTTAAACCATGCGGCCCAGGATGTATCTCAAAGTGCCCGCTTTATGAATGAGTCTTCCGGCCACCAGTCCATGTCCATTGACAGGCTTGTGGAGGAGACTGATTCCATATCCAAGGACATTGTGGTTGTGGATGAGCATGCAAGAACTGCCCGTGAACTCATGGAGCAGTCCATGGAAAAGCTGTCAATGGGTGATGAACATATGGAAAATACCCTTCAGGCAATGAAGAATATCAGCAACAATGCGGTTGAAATAACAAAAATCACAAAGTTCCTTGAAGAAATAGCCTTCCAGACAAACCTACTTGCCCTTAATGCAAGCGTTGAAGCTGCCCATGCAGGCGAAGCAGGAAAAGGCTTTGCCGTAGTGGCAAATGAAATCCGTGACCTTGCTGAAAAAAGCGCGGAATCCTCAAAGCGCACGGCTGAAATGATCATACATTCCCAGAAAGCCATTGAAGAGGGGTCCAGGTATGCCGATCTAACCGCTCATTTCTTAAATGAACTGACGGATATATCCAAACAGACCTATGAAATAACAGAAGACCTGGCAAGGCTTGTGGGAAATGAGAAGCTGAGCCTTGAAAATGCGTCTCTTGACATATCCCGGATATCCCAGCTGGCACGTCAAAATCTTGAATCAAGCAGTGCAGTGGCTTCTCTAAGCGGGGATCTGGCACAGCAGGCCCAAAGCCTTGAAGAAATGTCAGGACGCTTCCGTCTTCGTTCCGATTCCGAAGGGAGGGATGGAGAGTGA
- a CDS encoding LegC family aminotransferase — translation MIPLSVPNLRGNEKKYILDALESGWISTAGSYVARFEQDMASYLNASGAAAVQSGTAAIHLALLLSGVKPGQEVIVPTLTFIASINPVTYIGAVPVFMDCDDSLNMDCDKLEDFLKKECVMTPSGLVNKITNRIIKAIVVVHVFGNMADMERLKALSQQYGIKLIEDAAEALGTCYKQGKYQGQFAGTIGDFGAYSFNGNKIITTGGGGMVTAKDDSVLEKARYLAAQAKDDPFYYTHNEVGYNYRMTNLQAALGVAQLECLEDFILIKEEHYDYYENAIASMKSFELLKFNHKARNNRWFYSLFLKNNELDRDTVIKQLKEKNIETRPIWQLSHTQRMYENSQAYFIEKAPIYRNRVINIPCSTSLLKKEMDHIIQALSRI, via the coding sequence ATGATACCTTTATCTGTTCCCAACTTAAGAGGGAATGAAAAAAAATATATATTGGATGCTCTTGAAAGCGGCTGGATATCAACAGCCGGCAGCTATGTGGCAAGATTTGAGCAGGACATGGCCTCTTATTTAAACGCCTCCGGCGCAGCGGCTGTTCAAAGCGGAACCGCCGCAATCCATCTGGCTCTGCTCTTATCCGGTGTGAAACCGGGACAGGAGGTGATCGTACCCACCCTTACTTTTATTGCCTCAATCAATCCGGTGACCTACATAGGTGCTGTCCCTGTTTTTATGGATTGTGACGATTCTCTGAATATGGACTGCGATAAGCTTGAGGATTTTTTGAAAAAAGAATGTGTCATGACTCCTTCCGGGCTGGTAAACAAGATTACAAACCGGATCATCAAGGCCATTGTTGTGGTCCATGTCTTTGGCAATATGGCGGATATGGAACGGCTGAAAGCATTGTCCCAACAATATGGAATAAAACTGATCGAGGATGCTGCGGAAGCATTGGGAACCTGCTATAAACAGGGAAAATACCAGGGACAATTTGCCGGAACAATAGGCGATTTTGGTGCTTATTCTTTTAACGGCAATAAGATCATCACCACAGGAGGAGGGGGGATGGTGACGGCAAAGGATGACAGTGTTCTGGAAAAAGCAAGGTATCTTGCCGCCCAGGCAAAAGACGATCCCTTCTATTATACTCACAATGAAGTGGGCTATAACTACCGCATGACCAATCTGCAGGCAGCCCTGGGAGTTGCCCAGCTGGAATGTCTGGAGGACTTTATCCTGATCAAGGAAGAACATTATGATTACTATGAAAATGCCATAGCTTCCATGAAAAGCTTTGAGCTCCTTAAGTTTAACCATAAGGCAAGAAACAACCGGTGGTTCTATTCCCTGTTCTTAAAAAACAATGAATTGGACCGGGATACAGTCATAAAACAGCTAAAGGAAAAGAATATTGAAACAAGGCCTATCTGGCAGCTTTCCCATACCCAGAGGATGTATGAGAACAGCCAGGCTTATTTCATAGAAAAGGCTCCCATTTACCGAAACCGGGTCATCAATATTCCCTGCAGTACCAGTCTTTTAAAAAAGGAGATGGATCATATCATTCAAGCATTGAGCCGCATTTAG
- a CDS encoding acetyltransferase, which yields MKEELILIGGGGHAESIIDTIRGQKKYKITGILDPGKKTGTEVLGIKIIGSDEDLADCFNRGIRNAVIAIGSMGNPGPRRRLYEQCKKTGFELPNIMDISSILSETLNMGEGNFIGKGAIINSGVTIGNGTIINTGAIIEHGCRIEDFVHIAPGCVLCGNVWISANCHIGAHSTIIQGLTIGNDTMIGAGSLVIKNISSNKLAYGSPAKEVAFHE from the coding sequence ATGAAAGAGGAACTGATTCTGATCGGTGGAGGCGGTCATGCAGAAAGCATCATAGATACCATCAGGGGACAGAAAAAATATAAGATCACCGGCATTCTGGACCCCGGCAAAAAAACGGGCACAGAGGTTCTGGGCATAAAGATCATAGGAAGTGATGAGGATCTGGCCGACTGTTTTAACCGTGGAATCAGGAATGCGGTAATTGCCATAGGAAGCATGGGAAACCCCGGCCCAAGGCGGAGGCTGTACGAACAATGCAAGAAAACGGGCTTTGAACTTCCCAATATCATGGATATAAGCTCCATCCTTTCTGAGACCCTTAATATGGGGGAAGGAAACTTTATCGGAAAGGGAGCCATTATCAATTCCGGAGTTACCATAGGGAATGGAACCATCATCAATACGGGCGCCATCATTGAGCATGGCTGCAGAATTGAAGATTTTGTCCATATTGCTCCCGGATGCGTCCTATGCGGAAATGTCTGGATAAGTGCTAATTGCCATATTGGAGCCCATTCCACCATTATACAGGGCTTAACCATTGGGAATGACACCATGATCGGTGCAGGAAGTCTTGTCATAAAAAATATATCGTCAAATAAGCTGGCCTATGGAAGTCCGGCAAAGGAGGTAGCTTTCCATGAGTAA
- the neuC gene encoding UDP-N-acetylglucosamine 2-epimerase, whose product MIKLCVVTGNRAEYGLLKPVLDRVGQDPDFKLQVIATGSHLDTRYGQGSEDFESSGISIDEKIEMNLASDTSLGICKSMGLELISLSEAYERLKPDMVLLLGDRYEIFTAASAALICKIPIAHIHGGEITRGAYDDSMRHAISKMSYLHFTSTREYRKRVIQLGEYPDRVHWVGALGVENMKTIKLLTRQELEKKLNISLAPPMALVTFHPATLDHDSAPAQFQPLEEALLHFPDLFIVFTKSNSDTGGNQINERIEAYVSRNPKKSAVFPSLGVQNYLSLMNCCQAVIGNSSSGIIEAPFLKVPSVNIGSRQDGRIQPASVISCSSSVSGIVSAIQKALTYDRYKEYAQNPYEGRDTSKQIVSIIKQAFEKGIQLEKNFYDVEWRL is encoded by the coding sequence ATGATCAAATTATGCGTAGTAACCGGAAACCGGGCGGAATACGGCTTATTAAAGCCGGTCCTGGACCGTGTCGGACAGGACCCGGATTTTAAATTGCAGGTCATTGCCACGGGAAGCCATCTGGATACCAGATACGGGCAGGGCAGTGAGGACTTTGAAAGCAGCGGCATAAGCATCGATGAAAAAATAGAGATGAACCTGGCCTCAGATACCTCCCTTGGAATATGCAAATCCATGGGCCTGGAATTGATCAGCTTATCCGAAGCTTATGAGCGGTTAAAACCGGATATGGTTCTGCTTCTTGGGGACCGGTATGAAATCTTTACCGCTGCAAGTGCCGCTCTTATCTGTAAGATTCCCATTGCCCACATTCATGGCGGGGAAATCACAAGGGGCGCATACGACGACTCCATGCGGCATGCCATCAGTAAGATGAGCTATCTTCATTTCACCAGCACAAGGGAATACCGGAAAAGGGTCATTCAGTTAGGGGAATACCCTGACAGGGTCCATTGGGTAGGAGCCCTTGGCGTTGAAAACATGAAGACCATAAAGCTATTAACCAGACAGGAATTGGAAAAAAAACTAAATATCTCACTGGCCCCTCCCATGGCTCTTGTCACCTTTCATCCTGCCACTTTGGATCATGACAGCGCCCCGGCACAGTTTCAGCCACTGGAAGAGGCCCTTTTGCATTTCCCTGATTTATTTATTGTTTTTACAAAGAGCAATTCTGATACAGGAGGAAACCAGATTAATGAAAGGATTGAAGCTTACGTAAGCAGAAATCCAAAAAAATCAGCGGTGTTCCCCTCCCTTGGCGTCCAGAACTATTTAAGCCTGATGAACTGCTGTCAGGCTGTGATCGGAAATTCTTCCAGCGGGATCATTGAAGCGCCTTTCCTTAAAGTGCCTTCCGTTAATATAGGAAGCAGACAGGATGGAAGGATTCAGCCTGCCTCTGTCATAAGCTGCAGTTCTTCCGTAAGCGGGATCGTATCTGCAATCCAGAAAGCCCTTACCTATGACCGGTACAAGGAATACGCCCAAAACCCTTACGAGGGCCGGGATACCAGTAAACAGATCGTCTCGATTATTAAGCAGGCGTTTGAAAAGGGAATTCAGCTGGAAAAGAATTTTTATGATGTGGAATGGAGGCTGTAA
- a CDS encoding FMN-binding protein, which translates to MNQRKRFLMIFLVLMLVFSLSGCKKQESRLVDGFYTVEMSDYNNGWKEFVTIRVSGNKIVTVEYNAKNSSGFIKSWDIPYMRNMLDKKGTYPNRYTRTYAANFLAAQSGKGIDAVSGASVSGGNFQKMASLLMEKAGKGDDSLGIVESDK; encoded by the coding sequence GTGAATCAAAGAAAACGCTTTTTAATGATCTTCCTGGTCCTTATGCTTGTATTTTCCCTAAGCGGCTGTAAAAAGCAGGAGAGCAGACTGGTGGATGGCTTTTACACGGTAGAAATGTCGGATTACAACAATGGCTGGAAGGAATTTGTTACCATCCGCGTCAGCGGCAATAAGATTGTTACGGTCGAGTATAATGCCAAAAATTCAAGCGGATTCATCAAATCCTGGGATATCCCCTATATGCGCAATATGCTTGATAAAAAAGGGACATACCCCAACCGCTATACACGTACCTATGCAGCTAATTTCCTGGCGGCCCAAAGCGGCAAGGGAATTGATGCCGTAAGCGGAGCCTCTGTTTCGGGCGGCAATTTCCAGAAAATGGCCTCCCTTCTCATGGAAAAGGCAGGAAAGGGAGATGATTCTCTGGGTATCGTTGAATCAGACAAATAA
- a CDS encoding nucleotidyltransferase family protein: MEVRKFIIAPDATIRDAIRQLDQTARKILVVEENNKLAGVLTDGDIRRWILKNKDISMPVRLIMNPAPVVIKKEKSHLALEIMKEKQIEGLPMVNDSNEVTDILFWNELNDHGPGCHNRTQTPVVIMAGGRGSRLYPYTKIIPKPLIPIGDTPIVERIMNQMMEYGFYEFYLTINYKKELIKAYFNDDHPYHLHLIEENKPLGTAGSLNLVKKDIKGSFLVSNCDILVDVNYTKLLLYHQTHKNKITIVTAMKSYEIPYGVVALGENGSIDALNEKPRYELLVSTGLYVLEEEILKYIPEDQYFDMTDLIRRCLKNGQQVGAYPVMDSAWLDMGEFSEMKKMAERMKL; this comes from the coding sequence ATGGAAGTTCGTAAATTTATTATTGCACCGGATGCTACTATTCGGGATGCAATCAGACAATTGGACCAGACAGCAAGAAAGATCCTTGTTGTTGAAGAAAATAATAAGCTGGCCGGTGTTCTCACAGATGGGGATATCAGGCGGTGGATCTTAAAGAATAAGGATATTTCCATGCCCGTACGCCTGATCATGAATCCTGCTCCTGTTGTTATAAAAAAAGAGAAAAGCCATCTGGCACTGGAGATCATGAAGGAAAAGCAAATCGAAGGGCTTCCCATGGTAAATGACAGCAATGAGGTAACTGATATCCTGTTTTGGAATGAGTTAAACGATCATGGACCAGGCTGCCATAACCGGACCCAGACACCGGTAGTCATCATGGCAGGCGGCAGAGGTTCCCGGTTGTATCCGTATACAAAAATCATTCCAAAGCCTCTGATTCCAATCGGCGACACCCCCATTGTAGAACGGATCATGAATCAGATGATGGAGTACGGGTTTTATGAATTTTATCTTACCATAAATTATAAAAAGGAGCTTATTAAGGCTTATTTTAATGATGACCATCCTTATCACCTGCATCTGATTGAGGAGAATAAACCCTTAGGGACAGCCGGCTCCTTAAACCTGGTGAAAAAGGATATAAAGGGCAGTTTTCTTGTAAGTAACTGCGATATTTTAGTGGATGTCAATTATACCAAGCTTCTCCTTTATCACCAAACCCATAAAAACAAGATCACAATTGTCACTGCCATGAAAAGCTATGAGATTCCCTATGGGGTGGTTGCCTTAGGGGAAAACGGATCCATCGATGCCTTAAACGAAAAACCCAGATATGAGCTGTTAGTGAGCACCGGGCTTTATGTATTGGAGGAGGAAATATTAAAATACATCCCTGAAGATCAATATTTTGATATGACAGACCTAATCCGCAGATGCTTAAAAAATGGCCAGCAGGTAGGTGCCTATCCGGTCATGGACAGCGCCTGGCTGGATATGGGAGAATTCAGTGAAATGAAAAAAATGGCTGAGAGAATGAAACTATGA
- the neuB gene encoding N-acetylneuraminate synthase, translating to MSNVMIIAEAGVNHNGDLNIAKQLVDAASVTGADAIKFQTFRAKHLAVPDARKADYQIENTGQTMSQYEMLKSLELSWQEFEELFQYCSFRRIQFLSSPFDEESLLFLDRLGVDLIKIPSGEITNYGYLKRIASLKKPVILSTGMSTEEEVGEALEILEEGGEEITLLHCSSSYPALMQDVNLNAMDTLRRKFHKQVGYSDHTPGIEVAIAAAALGACVIEKHMTLDKTMPGPDHRASLEPDEFQQMVDSIRNIELALGDGLKKPTQAELKNRDYVRKYLVASREIKKGEVFTLQNLCTKRCGYGISPMRIHSLLGKTAQRNYQKDERIGQ from the coding sequence ATGAGTAACGTTATGATAATCGCTGAAGCAGGGGTAAACCATAACGGCGACTTAAACATTGCCAAACAACTGGTGGATGCCGCAAGCGTCACAGGTGCAGACGCCATTAAGTTCCAGACCTTCCGGGCAAAGCACCTTGCAGTACCGGATGCAAGAAAAGCCGACTACCAGATTGAAAATACCGGCCAGACCATGTCACAATACGAAATGTTAAAAAGCCTGGAATTGTCCTGGCAGGAGTTTGAAGAGCTGTTTCAGTACTGTTCCTTCCGGCGCATTCAGTTCCTGTCCTCTCCTTTTGATGAGGAAAGCCTTCTTTTTCTTGACCGCCTTGGAGTTGATCTCATTAAGATTCCTTCCGGAGAGATCACAAATTATGGATATCTGAAAAGAATCGCATCCTTAAAAAAGCCGGTGATTCTGTCCACGGGAATGTCCACGGAGGAAGAGGTAGGGGAAGCCCTGGAAATCCTGGAGGAAGGGGGAGAAGAAATCACACTGCTCCATTGCTCCAGCTCCTATCCTGCCCTGATGCAGGATGTGAATTTAAATGCCATGGACACCTTAAGACGTAAGTTTCACAAACAGGTGGGATATTCCGACCATACACCTGGAATTGAAGTTGCCATTGCTGCCGCAGCCCTTGGCGCCTGTGTCATTGAAAAGCATATGACCCTGGATAAAACCATGCCCGGACCGGATCATAGAGCCAGTCTGGAGCCGGATGAATTCCAGCAAATGGTGGACAGCATCAGAAACATTGAACTGGCCCTTGGGGACGGATTGAAAAAGCCCACGCAGGCTGAATTAAAAAACAGGGACTATGTGAGAAAATACCTGGTGGCTTCCAGGGAAATTAAAAAAGGGGAAGTCTTTACCCTTCAAAATCTATGTACCAAACGCTGCGGATATGGAATCTCTCCCATGAGGATACACAGCCTGTTGGGAAAGACCGCCCAAAGGAATTATCAGAAAGACGAAAGGATCGGCCAATGA
- a CDS encoding 6-hydroxymethylpterin diphosphokinase MptE-like protein, giving the protein MKKYKTLDGYHVYRIKKEKKFFFLADRLNCRKEINELLATLDDLKFDSLIFLFGIDTGEYLHDMKKLLCAKNRVIIFEPNPGIFKKFSSKIADNINLVLYEENQVKQIFDYTIDFKNINNIYFHAFGNYSSVYKEEYDRLIEHLDWTIINAASQVELAKRFKKIFIQNMTANMKVLDQCTPIHHYRLTNLNVPALVVSGGPSLDSNIKDMLIHKDMLDQYFIITGSRTVEALTKNGILPDMIVSVDPVDANFDMMKNCLNLEVPLAFYEYSNRYLVGNYKGDKIFISLLFSQTVEGFENYQGVFCGGSVAHACIDIANMMGCSPIVFLGQDLAHTYNKHHADSAVFDYDKGLPYGATAIVKDVYGKPVGTTITLDHYRRRLEHYIAIYKDQKRIRFINCSYGAEIKGAPHKELSEVFKQETAGRLKTSCIPKRDIHMDSRNTIDSLLSFIEEYRVKASQGLELCEIIISENQAKSLLKVEETDIDLQRILYILKIVNDFENAANTRYFGGYLSEFIFEMKEKTFDMSAMDYEKLTSDLQHQARAFQIYFEKMKEMLNEVKETILETVTEFYETHIV; this is encoded by the coding sequence ATGAAAAAATATAAAACATTGGATGGATATCATGTCTATCGGATAAAGAAAGAAAAGAAGTTCTTTTTTTTGGCGGACCGGCTCAATTGCCGAAAAGAGATCAATGAATTATTGGCTACACTGGATGATTTAAAATTTGATTCCCTGATTTTTTTATTTGGAATTGATACGGGAGAATACCTGCATGATATGAAAAAATTACTGTGTGCTAAAAACAGAGTGATCATTTTTGAGCCAAATCCTGGGATCTTTAAAAAATTTAGTTCCAAAATAGCAGACAATATAAACCTTGTCCTGTATGAAGAAAATCAGGTAAAACAAATTTTTGACTATACCATTGATTTTAAAAATATCAACAATATATACTTTCATGCATTCGGGAACTATTCCAGTGTTTATAAGGAAGAATACGACCGTTTGATTGAGCATCTGGATTGGACCATAATCAATGCGGCTTCCCAGGTGGAGCTTGCAAAGCGCTTTAAGAAAATTTTTATCCAGAATATGACCGCTAATATGAAGGTTTTAGATCAGTGCACTCCCATTCACCACTACAGGCTTACCAACTTAAATGTTCCCGCCCTGGTGGTATCCGGAGGCCCTTCCCTGGATTCAAATATTAAGGATATGCTCATTCATAAGGATATGCTGGACCAGTATTTTATCATTACCGGCAGCCGGACTGTTGAGGCTTTGACTAAAAACGGGATCCTTCCTGATATGATCGTATCCGTTGACCCGGTTGATGCAAATTTTGATATGATGAAGAACTGCCTGAACTTGGAAGTGCCCCTTGCCTTTTATGAATACAGCAACAGGTATTTAGTAGGAAATTATAAGGGAGATAAAATCTTTATATCACTCCTGTTCTCACAGACAGTGGAGGGCTTTGAAAATTACCAGGGGGTATTCTGCGGAGGTTCGGTTGCCCACGCCTGTATTGACATCGCAAACATGATGGGCTGCTCTCCCATCGTATTTCTGGGTCAGGATCTTGCCCATACCTATAACAAGCATCATGCGGACAGTGCAGTTTTTGATTATGACAAGGGGCTTCCCTATGGGGCTACGGCCATTGTAAAGGATGTATACGGAAAACCGGTGGGAACCACCATTACCCTGGATCATTACCGGCGGAGGCTGGAACATTACATCGCCATTTATAAGGACCAGAAACGGATCCGTTTTATCAATTGTTCCTATGGAGCGGAGATAAAAGGCGCCCCTCATAAGGAGCTGTCGGAAGTATTTAAGCAAGAAACAGCAGGCAGGCTAAAAACCAGTTGTATTCCAAAACGGGATATCCATATGGACAGCAGGAATACCATAGACTCCCTCCTTAGCTTCATTGAGGAATACAGGGTAAAGGCCAGTCAGGGGCTGGAATTATGCGAGATCATAATCTCTGAGAACCAGGCAAAATCCCTGCTTAAGGTGGAGGAAACGGATATTGACCTACAGCGCATCCTATATATTCTGAAAATTGTAAACGATTTTGAAAACGCTGCAAATACCAGATATTTCGGAGGATATCTCAGTGAATTCATTTTTGAAATGAAGGAAAAAACATTTGATATGTCTGCAATGGATTATGAAAAGCTGACCTCTGACCTACAGCACCAGGCAAGGGCCTTTCAGATATATTTTGAAAAAATGAAAGAGATGCTTAACGAAGTAAAAGAAACCATTTTGGAAACGGTAACGGAATTCTATGAAACGCATATAGTTTAA